In Erigeron canadensis isolate Cc75 chromosome 1, C_canadensis_v1, whole genome shotgun sequence, a single window of DNA contains:
- the LOC122611147 gene encoding pectate lyase-like, which translates to MKVNHCGWIPPVVPLFGLLLLASAPTTMLGGTDNNIGIVHLDSFTKERAHNATRAAIKAYNPNPESAILNFSKLVEESLDGITNKRNSTRRKLKGRAAAGRCMATNPIDRCWRCNNRNWAKNRQALGRCARGFGEHTTGGMGGRIYVVTDVSDDDMLNPKKGTLRYGVIQDRPLWIIFQKSMVITLKQELIMNHDKTIDGRGVEVHIAYGAGLTIQFVHNIIIHGIRIHHIVSKSGGMIRDSPGHYGLRTVSDGDGISIFGSSRVWVDHVSLDHCTDGLIDAIMASTAITISNCKFNHHNDVMLLGANDNFRGDEIMQVTIAFNRFGKGLVQRMPACRWGFFHVVNNDYNKWEMYAIGGSRNPTIISQGNRFRAPDNVHAKEVTHRDHFPKKIWKKWKWRTVNDLFLNGAFFVASGDHSVIAQKHKRHMVQAKDGSAVGRLTRYAGVLPCTHGRPC; encoded by the exons ATGAAGGTGAATCACTGTGGCTGGATTCCCCCAGTGGTTCCCCTTTTTGGCTTGTTATTATTGGCTTCTGCCCCGACGACTATGTTAGGTGGGACGGATAATAATATAGGTATTGTACATTTAGACAGCTTCACAAAAGAACGTGCTCATAATGCCACCAGGGCTGCCATCAAAGCATACAATCCTAACCCCGAGTCGGCCATCCTCAATTTCAGCAAACTAGTTGAGGA GTCTTTAGATGGAATTACCAATAAGCGGAATTCGACCCGGAGGAAGCTAAAAGGACGTGCTGCTGCAGGTAGATGCATGGCTACGAACCCGATAGACAGATGTTGGAGGTGCAATAATAGAAACTGGGCAAAAAACCGCCAAGCCTTGGGGAGATGTGCACGTGGATTTGGAGAGCACACGACAGGGGGGATGGGTGGTCGTATCTATGTGGTCACGGATGTTTCGGATGATGACATGTTGAACCCGAAAAAGGGAACCCTGAGATATGGGGTGATCCAAGACAGACCGTTGTGGATCATCTTCCAGAAGTCTATGGTGATCACCCTCAAGCAAGAGCTTATAATGAATCATGACAAGACTATTGACGGGAGAGGGGTTGAAGTTCACATAGCATACGGCGCGGGCCTCACCATTCAGTTTGTTCACAACATCATAATTCATGGGATTCGTATACACCACATCGTGTCCAAGAGTGGAGGAATGATAAGGGACTCCCCGGGTCATTACGGATTAAGGACCGTTAGTGACGGGGATGGCATCTCTATATTTGGCTCCAGCAGGGTGTGGGTGGATCACGTGTCGCTGGATCACTGCACAGATGGTCTGATTGACGCCATCATGGCTAGCACCGCTATCACCATCTCCAACTGCAAATTCAACCATCACAACGACGTGATGCTGCTGGGGGCAAACGATAACTTCAGGGGAGACGAGATAATGCAAGTGACGATCGCATTCAACAGGTTCGGCAAGGGGTTGGTGCAACGGATGCCAGCGTGCCGCTGGGGATTCTTTCATGTGGTTAACAACGACTACAACAAATGGGAAATGTACGCCATCGGCGGGAGCCGGAACCCTACCATTATCAGCCAAGGCAACCGATTTAGAGCTCCTGATAACGTCCATGCAAAAGAG gtgaccCATCGGGATCACTTTCCTAAGAAAATATGGAAGAAGTGGAAATGGAGAACGGTGAATGACCTTTTCCTTAACGGGGCTTTCTTCGTGGCGTCGGGTGACCATTCGGTTATTGCTCAGAAGCATAAACGGCATATGGTGCAAGCCAAGGATGGATCTGCTGTTGGTCGACTCACTCGCTATGCGGGTGTGCTCCCATGCACCCATGGCAGACCTTGCTAA